One genomic region from Rosa rugosa chromosome 1, drRosRugo1.1, whole genome shotgun sequence encodes:
- the LOC133727503 gene encoding uncharacterized protein LOC133727503, which produces MVLVPSIFYTCGLTEKSPLSQFKFLKIKSFSLFYMRNAHQVFVKMPERDSVASTPQQSSILRRSPRFLHPKTTPEPQKLATPRRKPQRKTAAESENPKTPKSKFRRNGAKALDCRLLEKGNSPEPEQPATILRKSQRLVELKERSGQLENPKTPQFKSRSDNVVRSLNLSIGSKKLSKANAGSRESKVLNQEVVVVGVDEDEDSSPEGVSKKLGESHYGSRNCEKSSSGSRKAPRLNNVSDGFQTPRRSSRLGGKQNVVDKQTDKATSGRSKSKSKISLDKEKVSGVWKDGACVNSGEIVLEKSKRVSKKSAVGGVETVSVEGGEGKAQELDCGDKKVAVRRKRKRGGEDVKVAKGWTKEQELALQRAYLLAKPTPGFWKQVSKLVPGKSAQDCFDRIHSDHITPPQPRPRSRAKITTNSSPLGGFSLSASKLLNPVESKAKRHGCNKQRSHLAQKAVRALLHKHYQVHQEFEADLFSVLEPSVGPSTETSQPSVIPSTPTNSQVKQGFLHKSSQISSAGHKKPLSRFSNSSETSLVSPPVLKQVKNKVLHEKYIDQLHIREAKRKTLAKNTKKSSGGIDETKKSHIQEVDLRTAKIALVSDARDAINKLKHLQENSSESDDDGIARDDEEDEDETL; this is translated from the exons ATGGTTTTGGTCCCCTCAATATTTTATACATGTGGACTTACAGAGAAAAGCCCACTTTCacagtttaaatttttgaaaatcaaaTCCTTTTCCCTCTTCTATATGAGGAATGCCCACCAGGTGTTTGTGAAAATGCCTGAGAGAGACTCAGTGGCCTCCACACCCCAACAATCCTCAATTCTCCGAAGATCTCCCAGATTTCTTCACCCCAAGACCACTCCAGAACCACAGAAACTCGCCACACCTCGCCGGAAGCCTCAGAGAAAGACCGCTGCAGAATCTGAAAACCCGAAAACCCCCAAATCCAAATTCAGAAGGAACGGGGCAAAAGCTTTGGATTGTAGACTTCTTGAGAAGGGTAACAGTCCAGAACCGGAGCAGCCGGCCACGATTCTCCGAAAGTCGCAGCGGCTTGTGGAATTGAAAGAGAGATCTGGGCAGTtggaaaaccctaaaaccccccAATTTAAATCTAGAAGCGACAATGTGGTACGCTCTTTGAATCTTTCGATTGGCTCGAAGAAATTGAGTAAAGCCAATGCTGGGTCGAGAGAATCTAAGGTTTTGAATCAGGAGGTGGTCGTGGTCGgggtggatgaagatgaggattcCTCCCCAGAGGGAGTCTCAAAGAAATTGGGGGAATCTCATTATGGGTCTCGTAATTGCGAGAAATCGAGTTCTGGGTCAAGAAAAGCTCCAAGATTGAACAATGTCAGTGATGGGTTTCAGACTCCTAGACGATCTTCGAGGTTGGGTGGTAAGCAGAATGTGGTTGACAAACAGACTGATAAGGCAACTAGTGGTAGATCTAAGAGTAAGTCcaaaatttctttggataaagAGAAGGTCTCAGGTGTTTGGAAAGATGGAGCTTGTGTGAATTCAGGCGAAATTGTTTTGGAAAAGAGCAAAAGGGTGAGTAAGAAAAGTGCAGTCGGTGGTGTTGAAACAGTTAGTGTGGAAGGTGGAGAGGGCAAAGCTCAAGAGTTAGATTGCGGAGATAAAAAAGTTGCGGTTaggaggaagagaaagagaggtgGAGAAGATGTCAAGGTCGCCAAAGGGTGGACAAAGGAACAAGAATTGGCCTTGCAGAGAGCTTATTTGCTAGCAAAGCCGACGCCTGGTTTCTGGAAGCAGGTTTCTAAACTG GTTCCTGGAAAGTCTGCACAGGATTGCTTTGATAGGATACATTCTGACCATATAACCCCACCCCAACCTCGTCCTCGGTCAAGGGCAAAGATAACTACAAATTCATCCCCCCTTGGAGGATTTTCACTCTCTGCAAGTAAATTGCTTAATCCCGTTGAGTCAAAGGCTAAAAGACATGGCTGCAATAAACAGAGAAGCCATCTTGCGCAGAAAGCTGTCAGAGCGTTATTACACAAGCATTATCAAGTGCACCAAGAGTTTGAGGCAGATCTATTTTCAGTACTTGAGCCAAGTGTAGGTCCATCTACTGAGACTTCTCAGCCAAGTGTTATACCTTCTACTCCAACAAATTCACAGGTAAAGCAGGGATTCCTTCACAAGAGCAGTCAAATATCATCTGCGGGTCATAAGAAGCCCCTCTCAAGGTTTAGTAACTCATCTGAGACATCTCTTGTTAGTCCTCCGGTATTAAAGCAGGTCAAGAACAAGGTCTTGCATGAGAAATATATTGACCAATTGCATATCAGGGAAGCTAAGAGAAAAACATTAGCTAAAAACACTAAAAAATCCTCTGGTGGAATCGATGAAACAAAAAAGAGTCATATTCAGGAAGTGGATCTGAGAACTGCAAAAATTGCCCTGGTTTCTGATGCAAGAGATGCTATCAATAAGCTCAAACATCTGCAGGAAAACTCTTCGGAGTCGGATGATGATGGAATTGCAAGggatgatgaggaagatgaagatgagactttgtag